DNA sequence from the bacterium genome:
TCTTCGAGAACGCCAAGTTTGCCGACCGCTTTCACGGCACGCAATCCGCCATTCGCACCAAACACCACACCCGCGGAATCGTATCCGCGGTACTCAAGACGGCGCAAGCTATTGAGCACTATCGGTAAACCATTTTTTGAACCGGTGTAACCGGCGATGCCGCACATTTTTGGGTAAGAAGTAGGACGTATGAATTAAGAAGTGAGAAAACGCAGAAGTAGAGAAGGCGTATTTATATAACCCTCACGAACGAACAGATGTAACCGCTACCCGACGATAAGATTGATGAGACGGTCTTTCACAAAAATCACCCGCTTTACGTCGCCAACAACCCACTTTTTGACATCCGCGTTGTCCAGCGCAAGTTCTTTCGCCTCGTGTTCGGCAATGCCCTTCACCGCTTTCATCTTGCCGCGCGTTCTGCCGTTCACTTGCACCACGAGGTCAAAGATTTCTTCTTCCGCGAGTTTTGCATCCCACTCCGGCCACGATTCGTTGTCCAACAATTTTTTACTCCCGAGCTGACTGTACAGTTCTTGCGCGATGTGCGGCGCAAACGGCGAGAGAATTTTTACGATGGGAACCAGTTCGTGTTTCGCCACCGGCAAAGTTTCAATTTCATTCAACAACACCATCATAGCGCTGATCGCGGTGTTGAACCGAAACTTCTCAATATCTTCCGTCACTTTTTTGATGGTGCGGTGAACGGGGTAGAGCGCCTTTTCGTTTGTCTCCGTTGTTTTTTTGTTTGTTGTAACAAAATTCCAAAACCGATTCAAAAACCGCGCGATGCCCACGATGCCGTTCGGATCCCACGCCTTCGCGTCCTCAAAAGGCCCCATAAACATTTCATACATCCGCAAGGCGTCCGCGCCGAATTTTTCTATCATTTCGTCCGGATTTATCACATTGCCTTTGGACTTAGACATCTTT
Encoded proteins:
- a CDS encoding class I tRNA ligase family protein, coding for SRQRYWGEPIPVIHCLDCGTVAVPEKDLPVKLPKVKSYEPTGTGESPLANIKKWVEVKCPKCGKKARRETNTMPQWAGSCWYYAAYAVRGNPKFEILNSKLLNQWLPVDLYIGGVEHAVLHLLYARFWHKFLFDIGVVGTAEPFQKLMNQGLMMGPDGAKMSKSKGNVINPDEMIEKFGADALRMYEMFMGPFEDAKAWDPNGIVGIARFLNRFWNFVTTNKKTTETNEKALYPVHRTIKKVTEDIEKFRFNTAISAMMVLLNEIETLPVAKHELVPIVKILSPFAPHIAQELYSQLGSKKLLDNESWPEWDAKLAEEEIFDLVVQVNGRTRGKMKAVKGIAEHEAKELALDNADVKKWVVGDVKRVIFVKDRLINLIVG